Proteins from a genomic interval of Candidatus Bealeia paramacronuclearis:
- the fliM gene encoding flagellar motor switch protein FliM — protein sequence MSAEAQEQMLADESVMAEGDKETLSHELSQEEIDSLLGISGDASEESQGLKALIGSSHVTYERLPMLEVIFDRLVRLLSTTLRNFTGDIVDVSLEKIDSIRFGDYIDSLPLPILISVFEAAEWGNPALVTIDTHLVYSIVDLLLGGRKGPGITKIEGRPYTTIERNLVERMIHLLLEDFTKSFSLFSPVTFKFKNLESNPRFAVIARPVNACILIRLKIEMDERGGFLEFVIPYATLEPVREQLLQMVMGEKFGRDSIWENHFEEQLFEINVDLEAILDPVSIPLSEVLKWEKGSQIVFKAKPSELIPLCSGKFPLFLGKLGQKEGNISLKISKVKKLNRDKLLGVAPA from the coding sequence GTGAGCGCAGAAGCTCAAGAACAAATGCTCGCAGATGAGTCCGTAATGGCAGAAGGGGATAAAGAGACCCTCAGTCATGAACTCAGCCAAGAGGAAATCGATAGCCTTTTAGGGATTAGCGGTGACGCTTCTGAGGAATCTCAAGGTCTCAAAGCTCTCATTGGATCGAGTCATGTGACATATGAGCGTCTGCCGATGCTCGAGGTAATCTTTGATCGTTTGGTGCGACTTCTTTCCACAACACTTCGGAATTTTACGGGCGATATCGTGGATGTTAGTCTTGAGAAAATTGACTCCATTCGTTTTGGAGATTATATTGATTCGCTTCCTTTACCGATTCTCATCAGTGTTTTTGAGGCCGCAGAATGGGGAAATCCGGCACTTGTGACAATCGATACGCACCTTGTGTATTCCATTGTGGATCTTCTTTTAGGCGGCAGAAAAGGGCCCGGGATCACCAAAATTGAGGGGCGCCCCTATACAACTATCGAGCGAAATTTGGTTGAGCGGATGATTCATCTTCTGCTTGAAGATTTTACAAAGTCATTCAGTCTTTTTTCTCCAGTGACATTTAAATTCAAAAACCTAGAGAGCAATCCCCGCTTTGCAGTGATCGCAAGGCCCGTCAATGCCTGTATCCTTATTCGCCTTAAAATTGAAATGGACGAACGCGGCGGATTTTTGGAATTTGTTATTCCTTACGCAACTCTAGAGCCCGTACGTGAGCAACTTTTACAAATGGTCATGGGCGAAAAATTCGGACGAGACTCCATTTGGGAAAACCACTTTGAGGAACAACTTTTCGAAATTAATGTAGATCTTGAAGCAATCCTCGATCCGGTTTCAATTCCTCTCAGCGAAGTCCTCAAATGGGAAAAGGGATCTCAAATTGTTTTTAAAGCCAAACCGAGCGAATTGATTCCTTTATGCAGTGGAAAATTCCCCCTCTTTTTAGGAAAACTAGGGCAAAAAGAAGGCAACATTTCTCTTAAGATTTCCAAAGTCAAAAAGCTCAATCGCGATAAACTACTGGGTGTGGCGCCAGCGTGA
- a CDS encoding LysE family translocator — MDWVAQLTTLLLSGVLAGFLIAAPVGPIGILCIKRSLHHHFILAFLTGVGAGLADTFYGAVACFGLASIASLLHEYDPLIRFVGGGALIAVGFKVMRDHHHLKNDVNNESQAYFKALTSAFFLTLANPATLIAFTAAFATLGLNSLNRSAFQAGTVVLGVFLGATMWWLVLSSGVYLLRKKLNDDALTWINRVSGTALIVFAVYLLWTSHYLI; from the coding sequence ATGGATTGGGTCGCACAACTCACAACTTTATTACTTAGTGGAGTCCTTGCGGGATTCTTGATTGCGGCTCCTGTGGGCCCGATTGGCATTTTGTGTATTAAACGAAGTCTTCATCACCATTTTATTCTCGCATTTTTAACAGGTGTGGGCGCCGGACTTGCAGATACATTTTATGGAGCGGTGGCCTGTTTTGGATTGGCAAGTATTGCCTCTTTATTACATGAGTACGATCCCCTTATCCGATTTGTAGGAGGTGGCGCTTTGATTGCAGTCGGGTTTAAAGTGATGCGTGACCACCACCATTTAAAAAATGACGTCAATAATGAATCTCAAGCTTATTTCAAAGCGCTGACCTCTGCGTTTTTCTTAACTCTCGCCAATCCCGCAACCTTGATTGCCTTTACGGCAGCCTTTGCCACATTGGGGCTCAATTCCCTCAATCGCTCTGCTTTTCAAGCAGGAACCGTTGTGCTTGGGGTTTTTCTTGGCGCCACAATGTGGTGGCTTGTGCTGTCTTCAGGCGTTTACCTTTTGCGAAAAAAACTCAACGACGATGCGCTCACCTGGATCAATCGTGTCTCGGGCACGGCTCTTATTGTTTTTGCAGTTTATCTTCTCTGGACAAGCCATTATCTGATTTGA
- a CDS encoding ABC-F family ATP-binding cassette domain-containing protein, with translation MISLQNLSRRFGDRYVFKDVNYRFPEKARIALVGANGAGKTTLLNILCKLDDPDDGDVIRPGTLRLGYLPQEPNPTPKETILEEALSGAGEVYQLHHDLHATLHGMETHYSDTLYEKYEKIEKRYQDLEGYALEADAKAILVGLGFHHAQFELHPKSLSGGWRMRLELAKMLMNRPNFLVLDEPTNHLDLPSMIWLEDYLQDFTGTLVFVSHDRALLNRLSNNTLHLKGGTLTAYKGNFDAFLEAFELKNTQNEQMAKNLQSRSQEIEKFVSRFRAKPSKARQVQSRLKMLEKIKVLEDSIDFNSPDAEVAIPLKKPQPSGRVALTVTDLAVGYAQPLVKKIGFRVERGQKIAIIGANGIGKSTLLKTIAGKIPPLEGEFKWGHNVEMRYFAQEQLDVFDPKRTALENLMSSAPNLSEQKARRLLGALLLKGDDVFKPIRVLSGGEKSRVGLASLLSQDANLLLLDEPTNHLDMASSELLAQALDEFEGTVIFVSHNRTFIDSVATHILAISAKGHAQLFEGQIEDYVHHAALRNFPNVLKGEE, from the coding sequence ATGATTTCTCTTCAAAATCTTTCTCGTCGCTTTGGCGACCGTTATGTCTTTAAGGACGTAAATTATCGTTTCCCTGAAAAAGCTCGCATCGCCCTTGTGGGTGCCAATGGTGCTGGGAAAACAACGCTTCTCAATATTCTTTGCAAATTAGACGATCCTGACGATGGTGATGTAATTCGCCCAGGAACGTTAAGGCTAGGATATTTACCCCAAGAACCCAACCCTACCCCCAAAGAAACCATTCTTGAGGAAGCTTTATCGGGTGCGGGCGAGGTCTATCAACTGCATCACGATCTTCACGCAACCCTTCATGGTATGGAGACACATTATTCTGATACGCTTTATGAAAAATACGAAAAAATAGAAAAGCGTTATCAAGACCTCGAAGGCTATGCTTTAGAGGCAGATGCCAAAGCGATTTTGGTGGGGCTTGGTTTTCATCACGCACAATTTGAACTGCATCCCAAGTCGTTATCAGGTGGATGGCGCATGCGTTTAGAGCTTGCGAAAATGCTCATGAATCGCCCAAACTTTTTAGTATTGGACGAACCTACAAACCACTTGGATCTCCCCAGCATGATCTGGCTTGAGGACTACCTTCAGGATTTCACTGGAACCCTTGTGTTCGTATCTCACGATCGCGCCCTTTTAAACCGATTATCAAATAATACACTTCACTTAAAAGGCGGCACGCTTACTGCTTATAAAGGCAATTTTGATGCGTTTTTAGAAGCCTTTGAGCTCAAAAATACGCAAAATGAGCAAATGGCAAAAAATCTACAGAGTCGATCTCAAGAAATTGAGAAATTCGTGAGTCGCTTTCGCGCCAAACCCTCCAAAGCTCGCCAAGTTCAAAGTCGGCTCAAAATGCTTGAGAAAATTAAGGTTCTTGAGGACTCCATTGATTTTAACTCCCCAGATGCGGAAGTTGCAATTCCTTTAAAAAAACCTCAACCATCTGGACGCGTGGCTTTAACAGTCACGGACCTTGCCGTGGGATACGCGCAACCTCTGGTGAAAAAAATAGGATTCCGGGTTGAGCGTGGGCAAAAAATTGCAATTATCGGAGCCAATGGCATTGGAAAATCAACGCTTTTAAAAACCATTGCAGGAAAAATTCCACCACTTGAGGGTGAGTTCAAATGGGGTCACAATGTGGAAATGCGCTACTTTGCCCAAGAACAACTCGATGTTTTTGATCCCAAAAGAACGGCCCTGGAGAATTTGATGTCCTCTGCCCCCAATCTTTCCGAACAAAAAGCGCGGCGACTTTTAGGCGCCCTTTTACTCAAAGGGGACGATGTTTTCAAACCCATTCGCGTACTTTCGGGGGGTGAGAAAAGTCGGGTAGGTTTGGCCAGCCTTCTCTCACAAGATGCCAATTTATTGCTTTTGGACGAGCCCACAAACCACCTGGATATGGCCTCTTCCGAGCTTTTAGCACAAGCCTTGGATGAATTTGAGGGCACAGTCATATTCGTAAGTCATAACAGAACCTTCATTGATTCAGTGGCCACTCACATTCTGGCCATTTCCGCCAAAGGCCATGCTCAACTTTTTGAGGGCCAGATTGAGGATTACGTCCATCACGCGGCATTGCGAAATTTCCCCAATGTCTTAAAGGGTGAGGAGTAG
- a CDS encoding BON domain-containing protein — translation MVVKKLIALGTLPVLLSGCFVPLIVGGTAVVGTAATESRGIDGVARDNRIRSEITYKWVVEKADATGIDVTVYNGKVLLVGHVKDQLTEKKVLEALKKVSGIKQVINELKVGGGEGFDEFTRDAWMTTKLKSNMMLNNKIPFQNYTLRTFDKTIYIFGIAQSREELDAVLKEARAIKGVKSVKSFIEILATKKPLKRGEDPYAQKEGIAFQNPETPKEK, via the coding sequence ATGGTTGTAAAAAAATTAATCGCATTGGGAACTCTTCCTGTTCTTTTGAGTGGATGCTTTGTCCCACTGATTGTGGGCGGCACTGCAGTTGTGGGAACGGCCGCTACAGAGTCACGTGGCATTGATGGCGTTGCGAGGGACAACCGCATTCGCTCTGAAATCACCTACAAATGGGTTGTGGAAAAAGCGGATGCTACGGGCATTGATGTGACCGTTTACAATGGCAAAGTCCTCCTTGTGGGTCATGTTAAAGATCAACTCACAGAGAAAAAAGTTTTGGAGGCTTTGAAAAAAGTCTCTGGTATCAAGCAAGTTATTAACGAACTCAAAGTCGGTGGTGGCGAAGGATTTGATGAATTCACAAGAGATGCTTGGATGACCACGAAATTGAAATCCAATATGATGCTCAATAACAAAATCCCCTTCCAAAATTATACGCTAAGAACTTTTGATAAGACAATTTACATCTTTGGAATCGCACAAAGTCGTGAAGAACTAGATGCCGTCTTAAAAGAGGCCCGCGCGATCAAAGGGGTGAAATCGGTGAAAAGTTTTATCGAAATTCTAGCTACCAAAAAGCCTCTCAAGCGTGGTGAGGATCCTTATGCGCAAAAAGAGGGCATTGCCTTCCAAAACCCTGAAACACCTAAAGAGAAGTGA
- a CDS encoding YraN family protein, which produces MPLKMKPGKAKKNSTPWLSISKTSFKKRLRAWRWGQFAEKLAAYYLRLKGYHILHHRFASPVGEIDLIAKRNDSLVFVEVKARKTKAIAAESISPHQKRRIERAGEYFLQNWKGPSPQTIRFDVVLIAPWRWPEHIRSAWMTS; this is translated from the coding sequence GTGCCCTTAAAGATGAAACCGGGAAAAGCAAAAAAGAACTCTACGCCTTGGCTCTCCATCTCCAAGACAAGCTTTAAAAAACGTCTGAGGGCTTGGAGATGGGGACAGTTTGCGGAAAAACTCGCAGCTTATTATTTAAGACTCAAAGGCTATCATATCTTACACCACCGTTTTGCCTCCCCTGTGGGAGAGATCGATCTGATTGCCAAACGTAATGATTCCCTCGTGTTTGTGGAAGTCAAAGCACGCAAGACTAAAGCGATTGCAGCAGAATCTATCTCACCCCATCAAAAACGCCGTATTGAACGGGCGGGAGAATATTTCCTTCAAAATTGGAAAGGCCCCTCTCCTCAAACCATTCGATTTGATGTAGTGTTGATTGCGCCCTGGCGATGGCCAGAGCATATTCGATCCGCATGGATGACGTCTTAA
- the rsmI gene encoding 16S rRNA (cytidine(1402)-2'-O)-methyltransferase yields MPLYLVATPIGNRGDITLRAIEMLKASDLIACEDTRTSKPFLVSLGIDSPLFPYHDHNAEGARPKLLEKLLQGESISLITDAGMPLISDPGYKLVLECQRLQIPYTVIPGASAVLAGLCLSGLPPYPFYFGGFLPNKSKARQDAFRNLKNLPATLVFFESPHRIGASIKDALEVLGNRDAALVREITKKFEEVRHLSLQDLFDSIETNPPKGEMVLLISGEGKDDENSIKEIEKRLKILLKSYSTKEAVSALKDETGKSKKELYALALHLQDKL; encoded by the coding sequence ATGCCACTTTATTTGGTTGCCACCCCCATTGGAAATAGGGGGGATATAACATTGCGCGCGATTGAAATGCTGAAGGCCTCAGATTTAATCGCGTGTGAGGACACCCGTACATCAAAACCGTTTCTTGTTAGTCTTGGAATTGATAGCCCTCTTTTTCCCTATCACGATCATAATGCTGAAGGAGCGCGTCCCAAGCTTTTAGAAAAGCTCCTCCAAGGTGAATCCATTTCTTTGATTACGGACGCGGGAATGCCATTGATTTCGGATCCTGGATATAAATTGGTGCTTGAATGCCAACGTCTCCAAATTCCTTATACAGTTATTCCCGGGGCCTCCGCCGTTTTGGCCGGACTCTGTCTTTCAGGTCTCCCCCCCTACCCTTTTTATTTCGGAGGATTTCTCCCTAATAAAAGCAAGGCCCGGCAAGACGCTTTCCGCAATCTAAAAAATCTACCCGCAACTCTTGTTTTCTTCGAGTCCCCCCATCGAATTGGAGCCTCAATCAAAGATGCGTTAGAGGTTCTTGGAAATAGGGATGCGGCTCTTGTACGAGAAATCACCAAGAAATTTGAGGAAGTCCGACATCTGTCTTTACAAGATCTTTTCGATTCGATTGAAACCAACCCTCCCAAAGGTGAAATGGTGCTTTTGATTTCTGGCGAAGGCAAAGACGATGAAAATTCAATAAAAGAGATTGAAAAACGTCTTAAAATTTTATTAAAATCGTATTCAACAAAGGAGGCCGTCAGTGCCCTTAAAGATGAAACCGGGAAAAGCAAAAAAGAACTCTACGCCTTGGCTCTCCATCTCCAAGACAAGCTTTAA
- a CDS encoding penicillin-binding protein activator codes for MLIRKFSLNALRWGAVMSLALAIVSCGTTSEKPVLPAPPPPKPSVVKPLPTKPVIKQEMPQTTKVGFVVPLSGSHAELGRALQQSAQVALFDMKKDGVELVFADSQGTAEGAHKAAQEVIRKGAQMIIGPVFAEEVQAVKALVSARKIPLLAFTTDKSMADDNVFVLGFSPQEQIERVLKYAAFQGLIRVALLIPSNPYGKLVEEATNHLEQQGLITIVARESYASQDIGTPALTSKIEKIQAATPQALLVPEGGKSLMGLLPYLESYALTSQSVQLLGSGQWDSSDVWKIQGLQGAWFASPAPQLRQEFEEHYKSAFISQSPRIAPLAYDAVALAAVLSTRGNFSPQALEVKQGFSGIDGIFRFKDHIAERGLSILEVREAQVVVRENAPDRF; via the coding sequence ATGCTTATCCGTAAATTTTCTTTAAATGCACTTCGATGGGGTGCTGTTATGTCTCTGGCCCTGGCCATTGTCTCCTGTGGAACAACCTCAGAAAAGCCTGTTCTGCCAGCGCCACCACCACCTAAGCCGTCTGTTGTTAAACCGTTGCCGACCAAACCTGTAATCAAGCAAGAGATGCCTCAAACAACAAAAGTCGGATTTGTAGTTCCGCTTTCAGGTTCTCATGCGGAATTGGGACGCGCCCTTCAGCAATCAGCACAAGTCGCTCTTTTTGATATGAAAAAAGATGGCGTGGAATTGGTTTTTGCAGATTCTCAAGGTACTGCCGAAGGTGCGCATAAGGCGGCTCAAGAGGTCATTAGAAAAGGCGCTCAGATGATTATAGGCCCTGTGTTTGCCGAAGAAGTACAAGCTGTTAAAGCGCTTGTTTCTGCGCGGAAAATTCCACTGTTGGCCTTTACTACGGATAAATCCATGGCTGATGATAATGTGTTTGTTTTAGGGTTTTCGCCTCAAGAGCAAATTGAGCGTGTTTTGAAATATGCCGCATTTCAGGGTCTCATTCGTGTGGCGCTGCTAATACCCTCCAATCCTTATGGAAAGTTGGTGGAGGAGGCTACAAATCATCTTGAACAGCAGGGCCTTATCACCATTGTAGCCCGTGAATCTTATGCGTCTCAAGATATCGGAACGCCGGCTTTGACCTCAAAAATTGAGAAAATTCAAGCAGCCACTCCACAAGCACTTTTAGTGCCGGAAGGCGGGAAATCTTTGATGGGGCTTTTGCCTTATTTGGAATCTTATGCGTTGACTTCGCAAAGTGTTCAACTTTTAGGATCAGGTCAATGGGACTCTTCCGACGTCTGGAAAATTCAGGGTCTTCAAGGGGCTTGGTTTGCCTCACCTGCGCCTCAATTAAGGCAAGAGTTTGAGGAACATTATAAATCTGCGTTTATCTCTCAATCTCCTCGGATTGCGCCTCTGGCGTATGATGCGGTGGCTTTGGCGGCCGTGCTTTCTACCAGAGGTAATTTTTCCCCACAAGCCCTTGAAGTAAAACAAGGCTTTTCTGGAATCGATGGCATTTTCAGATTCAAAGATCACATCGCTGAGCGCGGACTTTCGATTTTGGAAGTTCGGGAAGCTCAGGTTGTGGTTCGAGAAAATGCCCCTGATCGTTTTTGA
- the ligA gene encoding NAD-dependent DNA ligase LigA, translated as MNDLFEIPVSNLTLEEAKTELAHLAKEIQRHDVLYYLKDRPEISDADYDHLRGRNSAIEKRFPELVRKDSPTFRVGARVVSQFHKVRHQKPMYSLDNAFDEVDVREFLSRVIRFLGLSEEAPLEIVAEPKIDGLAANLHYQKGQFHLGATRGDGEVGEDITENLKTISDIPRQISLGDEMGIRGEVYMKHSDFMAINAEREAQGEPVFANPRNAAAGSLRQLDARITAARPLHFFAYACDDVKCLPVSSHWAFLESLKTLGFVVNPLAKLCQNVEDALSYYEDLKTSRANLTYDIDGVVFKINRLDYQERLGFSARAPRWAIAYKFPAEQAQTILKEIVIQVGRTGTLTPVAHLQAVTVGGVVVSRATLHNEDEITRKDVRVGDTVFIQRAGDVIPQVLGAILEKRPSQSAPFSFPTVCPICGSHAIRFPGEVARKCIGGLICPAQVSLRLRHFVSRGAFDIEGLGSKHIDAFFEKGLLKTPVDIFTLEARDSKSLTPLRLQEGWGGQSVQNLFEAINRRREIPLSRFIYALGIPQIGEATSKLLARHYQSFEAFETSIIGAQNPESEAFQDLIGIDGIGSSMAEDLIAFFDEPHNREIIQSLLSEIKILEAERPQTSTHPLFGKSVVFTGTLENMSRSEAKARAEILGAKVSSSVSKKTDFVVVGKDAGSKVKDAEKYDIPILNEEDWEKMSQK; from the coding sequence ATGAATGATCTTTTTGAAATTCCAGTTTCTAATTTGACGCTTGAAGAAGCAAAAACTGAGCTTGCGCATTTGGCTAAGGAAATTCAGCGCCATGATGTCCTTTATTATTTAAAAGATCGGCCAGAAATTAGTGACGCGGACTACGATCATCTTAGGGGCCGAAATAGCGCGATTGAAAAACGTTTTCCTGAGTTAGTTCGCAAAGATAGTCCCACATTTCGCGTGGGCGCGCGGGTCGTTTCACAATTTCATAAAGTACGCCATCAAAAACCAATGTATTCGCTGGACAACGCATTTGATGAGGTGGATGTTCGGGAATTTTTGAGCCGTGTGATTCGATTTTTAGGACTTTCAGAGGAGGCGCCTTTAGAAATTGTGGCTGAGCCTAAAATCGATGGTCTGGCCGCCAATCTTCACTATCAAAAGGGGCAATTTCATTTAGGCGCCACCCGCGGGGACGGAGAGGTGGGCGAAGATATTACCGAAAATCTCAAAACGATTTCGGACATCCCGCGTCAGATTTCTCTGGGGGATGAAATGGGTATTCGTGGCGAAGTCTATATGAAGCATAGCGATTTTATGGCGATTAATGCTGAGCGTGAAGCCCAAGGCGAGCCGGTTTTCGCCAATCCCAGAAATGCGGCTGCAGGTTCCTTGCGTCAGTTGGATGCACGGATTACAGCCGCAAGACCCCTCCATTTTTTTGCTTATGCTTGTGATGATGTGAAATGCCTTCCAGTGAGCTCTCATTGGGCGTTTTTAGAATCCTTGAAAACCCTTGGATTTGTCGTTAATCCATTGGCAAAGTTATGTCAAAATGTCGAGGATGCGCTTTCTTATTACGAAGATCTTAAAACCAGCCGTGCAAATTTGACGTATGACATTGATGGTGTCGTCTTTAAAATTAATCGCCTGGATTATCAAGAGCGTTTGGGATTTTCAGCGCGCGCTCCCCGTTGGGCTATTGCGTATAAATTTCCGGCCGAACAAGCGCAGACGATTTTAAAAGAAATTGTCATTCAAGTTGGGCGAACAGGAACATTAACCCCGGTAGCCCATCTTCAGGCCGTGACTGTGGGGGGCGTTGTGGTCTCGCGCGCCACTTTGCACAATGAAGATGAAATTACGCGAAAAGATGTGCGCGTAGGGGATACCGTTTTCATTCAAAGGGCAGGAGATGTAATTCCCCAAGTTTTGGGGGCTATCCTAGAAAAACGCCCTTCTCAATCAGCTCCCTTTTCTTTTCCGACCGTTTGCCCCATTTGTGGAAGCCATGCGATTCGATTTCCCGGAGAAGTTGCCCGAAAATGTATTGGAGGCCTTATTTGTCCGGCACAAGTGTCATTGCGGCTTCGGCATTTTGTCTCTCGCGGCGCCTTTGATATTGAAGGTTTGGGGAGCAAGCATATTGATGCTTTTTTTGAAAAGGGGCTTTTAAAAACACCTGTGGACATTTTCACACTGGAAGCCCGAGACTCAAAATCATTAACGCCTTTGCGCCTGCAAGAGGGGTGGGGAGGGCAGTCTGTCCAGAATCTTTTTGAGGCGATTAATAGGCGTCGTGAGATTCCGCTCTCCCGTTTTATATATGCTTTAGGGATTCCGCAAATTGGGGAGGCGACCTCAAAACTTTTGGCGCGCCATTATCAGAGTTTTGAAGCCTTTGAAACGTCTATTATCGGTGCACAAAATCCTGAAAGTGAGGCTTTTCAGGACTTAATTGGGATTGATGGTATTGGCTCCAGTATGGCCGAGGATTTAATTGCGTTTTTTGATGAGCCGCACAATCGGGAAATTATTCAAAGTCTTTTGTCTGAAATTAAAATTCTTGAGGCAGAAAGACCACAAACGAGCACTCATCCTCTTTTTGGAAAATCCGTTGTTTTTACGGGAACGCTAGAGAATATGAGCCGTTCTGAAGCTAAAGCAAGAGCTGAAATTTTGGGTGCAAAAGTGTCAAGCTCTGTTTCGAAAAAAACAGATTTTGTGGTTGTAGGAAAAGATGCAGGATCTAAAGTCAAAGATGCTGAAAAATATGATATCCCAATCCTCAATGAAGAAGATTGGGAAAAGATGTCTCAAAAATAG